A part of Streptomyces sp. NBC_01451 genomic DNA contains:
- a CDS encoding GlxA family transcriptional regulator yields MAQRTVLVVLFDNVQILDVTGPVEVLAQASTGHPGTYRIRTASLTGEPVRTSSGLVLVPDGTLADAPVPHTLLVPGGPGTRPADPRLADWLRVHGTRPERLVSVCTGALLLAAAGLLDGLRATTHWKYCDRLARDHPAVEVDPGPIHVRDGRVMTSAGVTAGIDLALALVEEDLGRDTALAVARHLVVFLRRPGNQAQFSAQLAAQTARREPLREVQHWISEHPEDDLSVESLAARARLSPRHFARAFRTETGTTPGRYVDRVRLEHARRLLEDTSDGIGGISRASGYGTPEAMRRAFVRSLGTAPAEYRRRFRPAPDH; encoded by the coding sequence ATGGCGCAGCGAACCGTCCTCGTCGTCCTCTTCGACAACGTCCAGATCCTCGATGTCACCGGCCCCGTCGAGGTGCTCGCCCAGGCCTCCACCGGGCATCCGGGCACCTACCGCATCCGTACGGCCTCGCTGACCGGCGAGCCCGTCCGCACCTCCAGCGGCCTCGTCCTCGTACCGGACGGGACTCTCGCCGACGCGCCCGTACCGCACACCCTGCTGGTCCCCGGCGGCCCGGGCACCCGCCCCGCGGATCCGCGTCTGGCCGACTGGCTGCGCGTGCACGGGACGCGCCCCGAACGGCTGGTGTCCGTCTGCACGGGAGCGCTCCTGCTCGCCGCCGCGGGTCTCCTGGACGGTCTGCGCGCGACCACCCACTGGAAGTACTGCGACCGGCTCGCCCGCGACCACCCGGCCGTCGAGGTCGACCCCGGGCCCATCCACGTTCGCGACGGCCGGGTGATGACGTCGGCCGGTGTCACCGCCGGGATCGATCTCGCCCTCGCGCTCGTGGAGGAGGACCTGGGGCGCGACACCGCGCTCGCCGTCGCCCGCCATCTGGTCGTCTTCCTGCGCCGGCCGGGGAACCAGGCCCAGTTCAGTGCCCAGCTCGCCGCGCAGACCGCCCGGCGCGAGCCGCTCCGGGAGGTCCAGCACTGGATCTCCGAACACCCGGAGGACGACCTGAGCGTCGAATCCCTCGCCGCCCGCGCCCGGCTGTCCCCCCGCCACTTCGCGCGCGCCTTCCGGACCGAGACCGGCACGACCCCCGGCCGGTACGTCGACCGGGTCCGCCTCGAACACGCCCGGCGCCTCCTGGAGGACACCTCCGACGGCATCGGGGGAATCTCGCGCGCCAGCGGCTACGGCACCCCCGAGGCCATGCGCCGGGCCTTCGTCAGAAGCCTCGGCACGGCCCCGGCGGAGTACCGCCGCCGTTTCCGCCCCGCCCCCGACCACTGA
- a CDS encoding Tex family protein, with protein MTTPLVGSIEGRIAEELGVRERQVRAAVELLDGGSTVPFIARYRKEATEMLDDAQLRTLEERLRYLRELEERRAAILESVREQGRLTPEVEGQIRGAETKARLEDIYLPFKPKRRTKAQIAREAGLEPLADGLLGDPSVDPLAAAAAFVDAGKGVADPQAALDGARSILTERFSEDADLIGEVRERMWVRGRLAAKVKEGKEEAGAKFADYFDFTEPFTALPSHRILAMLRGEKEDVLDLVLEPEEPTEGPSSYEAVIAHRFGIAERGRPGDKWLKDTVRWAWRTRILVHLGIDVRLRLRTVAEDEAVKVFAANLRDLLLAAPAGTRATLGLDPGFRTGVKVAVVDATGKAVATDVIYPHVPANKWDEAVAKLARLAKEHSVDLIAIGNGTASRETDKLAGELIAKHPELKLTKVMVSEAGASVYSASAFASQELPGMDVSLRGAVSIARRLQDPLAELVKIDPKSIGVGQYQHDLSEVKLSRSLDAVVEDCVNGVGVDVNTASTPLLSRVSGISSGLAENIVAHRDANGPFTSRSQLKSVARLGPKAYEQCAGFLRIRGGDDPLDASSVHPEAYPVVRRMVKSAGSEVASLVGNTAVLRSLRPDDFVDEKFGLPTVTDILRELEKPGRDPRPAFTTATFKEGVEKIGDLAPGMVLEGVVTNVAAFGAFVDVGVHQDGLVHVSAMSRTFVKDPHDVVKSGDIVKVKVLDVDIPRKRISLTLRLDDEAVAAGEGQGGGRPQQRGGRPPQPRQQRQGQGQGGGGARQGAPAPGNSAMADALRKAGLVDPKRR; from the coding sequence GTGACGACACCCCTCGTAGGGTCCATCGAAGGCAGGATCGCCGAGGAACTCGGCGTACGGGAGCGGCAGGTGAGGGCTGCCGTCGAGTTGCTCGACGGCGGTTCGACGGTGCCCTTCATCGCCCGCTACCGCAAGGAAGCGACCGAGATGCTCGACGATGCGCAGCTGCGCACGTTGGAGGAGCGGCTGCGCTATCTGCGGGAGCTGGAGGAGCGGCGGGCCGCGATCCTCGAATCGGTGCGCGAGCAGGGCAGATTGACGCCCGAGGTCGAGGGTCAGATCCGCGGCGCCGAGACGAAGGCGCGCCTGGAGGACATCTACCTGCCGTTCAAGCCGAAGCGGCGGACGAAGGCGCAGATCGCGCGCGAGGCGGGCCTGGAGCCGCTGGCCGACGGCCTGCTCGGGGACCCGTCAGTCGACCCGCTCGCCGCGGCGGCGGCCTTCGTCGACGCCGGCAAGGGCGTCGCCGATCCGCAGGCCGCGCTGGACGGCGCACGCTCGATCCTCACCGAGCGCTTCTCGGAGGACGCCGACCTGATCGGCGAGGTGCGCGAGCGCATGTGGGTGCGCGGGCGGCTGGCCGCCAAGGTGAAGGAGGGCAAGGAGGAGGCGGGCGCCAAGTTCGCCGACTACTTCGACTTCACCGAGCCCTTCACCGCCCTGCCCTCGCACCGCATCCTCGCGATGCTGCGCGGCGAGAAGGAGGACGTCCTCGACCTGGTCCTGGAGCCGGAGGAGCCGACGGAGGGTCCTTCCTCGTACGAGGCGGTCATCGCCCACCGTTTCGGGATCGCCGAGCGCGGCCGTCCCGGCGACAAGTGGCTCAAGGACACCGTGCGCTGGGCCTGGCGGACCCGGATCCTCGTGCACCTGGGCATCGACGTGCGCCTGCGGCTGCGTACGGTCGCGGAGGACGAGGCGGTCAAGGTGTTCGCCGCGAACCTGCGCGACCTGCTCCTCGCCGCCCCGGCCGGCACCCGCGCGACGCTGGGACTGGACCCGGGGTTCCGTACGGGCGTGAAGGTGGCCGTGGTGGACGCGACGGGCAAGGCCGTCGCCACGGACGTGATCTATCCGCACGTACCGGCGAACAAGTGGGACGAGGCGGTCGCCAAGCTGGCGCGGCTCGCCAAGGAGCACTCGGTCGACCTGATCGCGATCGGCAACGGCACGGCGTCCCGCGAGACGGACAAGCTCGCCGGTGAACTCATCGCCAAGCACCCGGAGCTGAAGCTCACCAAGGTGATGGTGTCCGAGGCGGGCGCGTCCGTGTACTCGGCGTCGGCGTTCGCCTCGCAGGAGCTGCCGGGAATGGACGTGTCGCTGCGCGGGGCGGTGTCGATCGCCCGGCGGCTCCAGGACCCGCTGGCCGAGCTGGTGAAGATCGACCCGAAGTCGATCGGGGTCGGGCAGTACCAGCACGACCTGTCCGAGGTGAAGCTGTCGCGGTCGCTGGACGCGGTGGTCGAGGACTGTGTGAACGGTGTCGGTGTCGACGTCAACACGGCGTCCACGCCCCTGCTGTCGCGGGTGTCCGGCATCTCCTCCGGGCTCGCGGAGAACATCGTGGCCCACCGTGACGCCAACGGGCCGTTCACGTCCCGGTCCCAGCTGAAGAGTGTCGCGCGGCTCGGGCCGAAGGCGTACGAGCAGTGTGCGGGGTTCCTGCGGATCCGGGGCGGGGACGATCCGCTGGACGCGTCCAGTGTGCACCCGGAGGCGTATCCGGTGGTGCGGCGGATGGTGAAGTCGGCGGGGAGCGAGGTGGCGTCACTGGTCGGGAACACGGCGGTGCTGCGGTCGCTGCGGCCCGACGACTTCGTCGACGAGAAGTTCGGCCTGCCGACGGTGACGGACATTCTGCGCGAGCTGGAGAAGCCCGGGCGCGACCCGCGGCCCGCCTTCACGACGGCCACCTTCAAGGAGGGGGTCGAGAAGATCGGCGACCTGGCCCCCGGGATGGTGCTGGAGGGTGTGGTCACGAACGTGGCCGCGTTCGGGGCGTTCGTGGACGTCGGCGTCCACCAGGACGGGCTGGTGCATGTGTCCGCGATGTCCAGGACGTTCGTCAAGGACCCGCACGACGTCGTGAAGTCCGGTGACATCGTCAAGGTGAAGGTGCTCGACGTCGACATCCCGCGGAAGCGCATCTCGCTGACGCTGC